Proteins from a genomic interval of Streptomyces sp. SID8374:
- a CDS encoding GNAT family N-acetyltransferase, protein MPPADAPAASDAVPPEPADVDPDPRPGPRDPGTAAVPSGTGTEDTLDLKLTEELLALIGEDRSRAAARRDPAAELLGDPATWPGATTEAGVFHLVPVVLERDLAVLSRWMNDPAVAAFWELAGPESVTADHLRPQLEGDGRSIPCLGVLDGTPMSYWEIYRADLDPLARHYPARLHDTGIHLLIGGVKNRGRGVGTTLLRAVADLVLDNLPRCGRVVAEPDLRNTPSVSAFLSAGFRFSAEVDLPDKRAALMIRDRTYRDHL, encoded by the coding sequence GTGCCTCCCGCCGACGCGCCCGCGGCATCGGACGCGGTGCCTCCCGAACCGGCCGACGTGGACCCCGATCCACGCCCCGGGCCCAGGGACCCGGGCACCGCCGCCGTGCCCTCCGGCACCGGCACCGAGGACACCCTCGACCTGAAGCTCACCGAGGAGCTCCTCGCCCTCATCGGCGAGGACCGGAGCAGGGCGGCGGCGCGGCGTGACCCCGCCGCCGAGCTGCTCGGCGACCCGGCCACCTGGCCCGGAGCGACCACCGAGGCCGGGGTGTTCCACCTGGTCCCGGTGGTCCTGGAGCGCGATCTCGCCGTCCTCAGCCGCTGGATGAACGACCCCGCCGTCGCCGCCTTCTGGGAGCTGGCCGGACCCGAATCCGTCACCGCCGACCATCTGCGGCCGCAGCTCGAAGGGGACGGCCGCTCCATCCCCTGCCTCGGCGTCCTCGACGGAACGCCCATGAGCTACTGGGAGATCTACCGCGCCGACCTGGACCCGCTGGCCCGCCACTACCCCGCCCGTCTCCACGACACGGGTATCCACCTGCTCATCGGGGGCGTGAAGAACCGGGGGAGGGGCGTGGGCACCACCCTGCTCCGCGCCGTCGCCGACCTCGTCCTGGACAACCTGCCGCGGTGCGGCCGGGTCGTCGCCGAGCCGGACCTGCGCAACACCCCGTCCGTATCGGCCTTCCTGAGCGCCGGATTCCGCTTCTCCGCGGAAGTGGACCTCCCCGACAAACGTGCCGCCCTCATGATCCGCGACCGAACGTACCGTGATCACCTGTGA